The Syngnathus scovelli strain Florida chromosome 13, RoL_Ssco_1.2, whole genome shotgun sequence genome has a window encoding:
- the znf462 gene encoding zinc finger protein 462 isoform X1 produces the protein MEVLQCDGCDFRADSYDDLKSHIQEVHTVFLQPADADDSDSPKADEEEEDEEDDDDKQPEEETEQETGDKDDNNCTPPEAGMSPNSADSPSKASPKQSPETHLLFYQCKFCVRYFRSKSFLKNHTKKVHNVVEEDVVPHISSQTENSKGYSCQYCTYKTPRKARMMKHHVMYHRQVSSGVSGTASETTEADGESCSSSGLTRGLLACEWCDFETDQKASWTNHVVKEHGDKVNIVSSIPKPEGDACASSPKPDSLSQSPTGSKTALTEGYEESTREMLESASAKIAAVTAGCSASPKVPNRASDIEANLVNEEDSRSSLEGEDEELGDMDDPNYTGTLSADAKQLLTDEDNKLLETKGIPFRKFQNRFQCPFCSFLTMHRRSISRHIENIHLSGKTTVYKCDECPFICTSPLKLGTHKQSHSSSDVETMDLTSDSPDPHNDSTTDPVNGGNLSISKMNGKKSISGSNDQQNPHRCTLCNYSTTTLKGLRVHQQHKHSYCDDMDPTVFESQLADQLDMDVAASPTCLQKTQTSILGLATKKPLVGGKRARKSINDLPLDLSSVKKRTRIDEIASNLQSKISQSQQDLIINLDDVDDEDMAEQNSDAGRNHEGKNAVFAYNILQPHSRDSPLKGGRIGKRKSNPKSNARSLPLSLTLSDDSENISGDLTESREATQENSDYSGDPGMARFYCKHCDYHNKSARSVSTHYQRMHPYIKFSFKYILDPEDQSAVFRCLECYIEYTNYNDLHQHYMDHHPEASNVLNFNQPNLVYMCRFCSYTSPNVRSLMPHYQRMHPTVKINNAMIFSSYVVEQSHKAGESQTLREILNSGPKTFNSATSTPRSTSSPLLKTTSKTPESGTETDSLKDAMGGSVVVYDCDVCSFSSPNMHSVLVHYQKKHPEQKASYFRIQKSMKVVSADQPLANASFNLNTSTTPKKSSVALYGSEEDMFYCKHCVYSNKSVVGVLVHYQKRHPEVKVTAKYIKHGAPTPALLKLIDELQIAAPKQFMTQFPNNGHDGSNNSSPKPGSGEKCEDELFFCQHCDYGNRTVKGVLIHYQKKHRETKANADLVRRHTAVVRSQRERAQSSSVSAPPDPENTAPLRSLKCRHCPYTSPYVYALKKHLKKDHPTVKATALTILNWAYQDGILEAGYHCEWCIYSHTEPHGLLLHYQRRHPEHNVDYAYMASKLWAGPETTKQGGSQETKHYKCRDCAFEACTVYDITSHYQAVHPWAIQGDEAVILDIINGKPSAEKMPTEHTSFNNQSMEDEGPLYIATPPRESNPHPAHPRLSISNNPYQCTVCLSEYNSLHGLLTHYGKKHPGMKVKAADFAQEADINPSSVYKCRHCPYVNSRIHGVLTHYQKRHPLVKVTAEDFADDIEQIADSNEVDDKNKTQRQGYGAYRCKMCSYTHGTLEKLKIHYEKYHNQSATEIFSPGLTNFSVSQETEPVAECSASHTSSTRKVQEVNDADFTLSQLPINKPEKHAVFKCQLCKYFCSTRKGIARHYRIKHNNVRAQPEGKNNVFKCALCSYTNPIRKGLAAHYQKRHDIDAYYTHCLAASKTMTEKPSKVILPPPSEQENSEMTEEVRLAVERRKCSLCPFQAFSRKSIVSHYIKRHPGVFPKKQHASKLSRYFTVLYAKEPEKPEDSPMDEDVKEALEDAPDLEQDADWLPFKCLKCFQLSFSTGLLLSMHYNDHHRTDFKRDFAVSPEPEEEDDDASESFQCSHCELKFLSLPTLATHLLNHNEEFQKRATRLERRRQLLSKHKAAAASESKPEKESCANKNPIGFRCNFCIEVHTTIRAICNHLRKHVQYGEVKEGHVKQEISEVALTVPSEGLVNGDLEEDETGSLQRLEDGAKGLASLAAASSAVATATLQPDLDAVDGRSSTLKQRLATGGHPCAQCDRVFMSMQGLRSHERSHSAMAMIIREDKYSCQYCHFVSPFRHNLDRHMQSHHGHHKPFKCKLCPFKSAYVSRLKSHLHKAHTGEQYTYKCLSCPFSSMTISQLKEHSLRDHGEALTLPKLRAATQAAHAALRTPTRPTTNAEQSLLTPDDTSYWEPSDVHQQLSHYQISSRSHTSSGDNRPDSILTCEFCEFSSGYMQSLRRHYRDRHGGKKLFKCKDCSFFTCYKNTFTLHVEAGHNSSNNNAQEDVQKDLRCPLCLYHTKYKSSMIDHIVLHKEERVGPLEVNRSKLSRHLRGVVFRCHKCTFTCSSDHALQLHLHKHELKPYRCQLCYYDSRRRSQLEEHLRLEHKVIRNFELMGRVNLDQLEMMEEQENSSSDEEPRQQQQQEEEEEEEQEQGDRMAVDETVALAEEDEVMEVAENPREEEGRVMDDEREDSILEEEQNEEEFQEMEEEMPAQQEILASPTSSSSSSCSGEKRIPCEFCGRCFTNNLEWERHVLRHGMTVTNSQQETSTNSNTEASAANSTEASAPNSNTEASAPNSNTEASAPDSNTEASAPDSNTEASAPDSNTEASAPDSHTEASAPNSNTEASAPNSNTETSAPNSNTETSAPNSKTETSAPNSNTETSTPSSLSSTFVDTGPELSVNQDEDQNTTLSPGQRTDDGEPPDDKKDQQLG, from the exons ATGGAGGTACTGCAATGCGACGGCTGTGACTTTCGCGCCGACTCGTACGATGACTTGAAGAGCCACATTCAGGAAGTGCATACAGTTTTCCTACAGCCTGCCGACGCAGACGATTCAGACTCACCGAAAGCcgacgaggaggaagaagacgaagaagacGATGACGACAAGCAGCCGGAGGAGGAAACAGAGCAGGAAACCGGAGACAAGGATGACAACAATTGCACACCTCCTGAAGCTGGAATGA GTCCCAACTCTGCCGACAGCCCCAGCAAGGCATCGCCGAAGCAAAGCCCTGAGACCCATCTGCTGTTTTACCAGTGCAAGTTCTGCGTCCGTTACTTCAGATCCAAGTCGTTCCTGAAGAACCACACCAAGAAGGTGCACAATGTTGTCGAGGAGGACGTGGTCCCACATATCTCCTCTCAGACGGAAAATTCCAAGGGGTATTCCTGCCAATATTGCACCTACAAGACTCCACGCAAAGCAAGGATGATGAAGCACCACGTTATGTATCATAGGCAAGTTTCCTCCGGGGTCTCCGGGACTGCCTCAGAGACGACCGAAGCTGACGGAGAGTCGTGTTCATCCAGCGGCCTCACGAGGGGGCTCTTAGCCTGTGAATGGTGTGACTTTGAAACTGACCAGAAGGCCAGCTGGACCAATCACGTGGTCAAGGAACATGGCGATAAGGTCAATATAGTGTCCAGCATTCCCAAACCAGAAGGAGATGCATGTGCGAGCTCACCTAAACCAGATTCCCTATCCCAAAGCCCCACTGGATCAAAGACAGCTTTGACTGAAGGATATGAGGAGTCAACGAGAGAAATGCTCGAAAGCGCATCAGCGAAGATTGCTGCTGTCACCGCAGGATGCTCTGCTTCGCCCAAGGTGCCCAACAGAGCCAGTGATATAGAGGCCAACTTAGTCAATGAAGAGGACTCAAGGAGCAGTTTAGAGGGTGAAGATGAAGAACTAGGTGATATGGACGATCCCAACTACACTGGAACGCTGTCGGCAGATGCAAAGCAGCTATTAACAGATGAGGATAATAAACTGCTGGAGACGAAAGGAATACCGTTCAGGAAGTTCCAAAACCGTTTCCAGTGCCCCTTTTGCTCCTTCCTCACCATGCACCGGCGCAGCATCTCGCGCCACATTGAAAACATTCACCTCTCTGGTAAAACCACAGTCTATAAATGTGATGAATGCCCGTTTATTTGCACCAGCCCTCTTAAGTtaggcacacacaaacagagcCACAGCTCCTCCGATGTGGAGACCATGGACCTGACAAGTGACAGCCCAGATCCTCACAATGACAGCACGACGGATCCCGTCAACGGGGGTAATCTAAGTATATCCAAGATGAATGGCAAAAAGTCAATCAGCGGGTCGAACGATCAACAGAATCCACACCGCTGCACGCTCTGTAATTACTCCACCACCACTCTGAAAGGACTGAGGGTTCACCAGCAACACAAGCACTCTTACTGCGATGACATGGACCCCACAGTCTTTGAAAGTCAGTTGGCTGACCAACTGGACATGGATGTAGCAGCATCACCGACTTGTCTACAAAAAACCCAGACCTCCATTTTAGGGCTAGCCACCAAAAAACCCTTAGTCGGTGGTAAGCGTGCGAGGAAGTCCATCAACGATTTGCCTTTGGATTTGTCCTCAGTCAAAAAGAGAACAAGAATTGATGAAATTGCCAGCAACCTTCAAAGCAAAATAAGCCAAAGCCAGCAGGACCTGATCATAAATCTGGATGACGTGGATGACGAGGACATGGCCGAGCAGAACAGCGACGCGGGAAGAAACCACGAAGGGAAAAATGCTGTCTTTGCTTACAACATACTACAGCCTCACTCAAGGGATTCCCCCCTCAAGGGAGGCAGGATagggaaaagaaaaagcaacCCCAAATCAAACGCCAGAAGCCTTCCTCTGTCCCTGACTCTTTCTGACGACAGTGAAAACATTTCAGGTGATCTGACTGAAAGTCGCGAGGCTACCCAAGAGAACAGCGACTATTCCGGGGATCCTGGAATGGCGCGTTTCTATTGTAAACACTgtgattaccacaacaaatccgCTCGTAGCGTCAGCACCCATTATCAGAGGATGCACCCGTACATCAAATTCAGCTTTAAGTACATCCTGGACCCTGAGGACCAGAGCGCCGTCTTTCGCTGCTTGGAGTGTTACATTGAGTACACAAACTACAACGACCTACACCAACACTACATGGATCACCACCCGGAAGCTAGCAATGTGCTCAACTTTAACCAACCCAATTTGGTATACATGTGTCGCTTCTGTTCGTACACCAGCCCCAATGTACGAAGCCTAATGCCCCACTACCAAAGAATGCATCCCACCGTCAAGATCAACAATGCAATGATCTTCTCTAGCTATGTTGTGGAGCAGTCGCACAAGGCTGGCGAATCGCAAACCCTGAGAGAGATTTTAAACTCCGGCCCCAAAACGTTTAACTCGGCCACGTCCACTCCGAGGTCCACGTCAAGCCCGCTGCTTAAAACGACATCCAAGACCCCCGAATCAGGCACAGAGACGGACTCCCTCAAGGACGCCATGGGCGGAAGTGTCGTGGTATACGATTGCGACGTCTGTTCTTTTTCCAGTCCCAACATGCACTCTGTTTTGGTCCACTATCAAAAGAAGCACCCTGAGCAAAAGGCGTCATATTTCCGCATACAAAAATCCATGAAGGTTGTGTCAGCAGATCAGCCCCTCGCAAATGCATCGTTTAACTTAAACACATCAACTACCCCCAAAAAATCAAGCGTGGCACTGTACGGATCAGAAGAGGATATGTTCTACTGTAAACACTGTGTATATAGCAACAAATCTGTCGTGGGTGTGCTGGTGCATTATCAAAAGAGACACCCCGAAGTAAAGGTGACGGCCAAATATATCAAACATGGTGCCCCCACCCCGGCCTTGCTGAAACTAATTGACGAATTACAAATTGCAGCGCCAAAGCAGTTTATGACGCAGTTCCCAAACAACGGTCACGATGGCTCCAACAACTCCAGCCCTAAACCGGGAAGTGGAGAGAAGTGCGAGGACGAGTTGTTCTTCTGCCAGCACTGTGATTACGGCAACCGGACTGTCAAAGGAGTGCTCATTCATTACCAGAAGAAGCACAGAGAAACCAAAGCTAACGCCGACCTCGTCCGTCGCCATACCGCCGTCGTCCGGAGTCAGCGTGAGCGCGCTCAGTCGAGCAGTGTCTCTGCCCCTCCCGACCCGGAAAACACTGCGCCCCTACGATCCCTGAAGTGCCGACACTGTCCTTACACATCTCCTTATGTCTACGCCCTCAAGAAGCATCTCAAGAAGGATCACCCGACCGTCAAGGCCACAGCCTTGACAATTTTAAACTGGGCTTACCAAGATGGCATTCTGGAGGCGGGCTATCACTGCGAGTGGTGCATTTACTCCCACACCGAGCCTCACGGCCTGCTCCTTCATTACCAAAGACGCCACCCAGAGCATAATGTGGACTACGCCTACATGGCCAGCAAGCTGTGGGCTGGCCCAGAGACCACTAAACAAGGGGGGAGCCAAGAAACaaaacattacaaatgtagGGACTGCGCCTTTGAGGCTTGCACAGTTTATGACATAACAAGTCACTATCAGGCAGTACACCCTTGGGCCATCCAAGGGGACGAAGCTGTGATTTTGGATATCATCAATGGAAAGCCTTCAGCCGAGAAGATGCCCACAGAACACACGTCTTTTAACAACCAGTCTATGGAAGACGAAGGTCCTCTGTACATTGCCACACCGCCTCGAGAGAGCAACCCACATCCCGCTCACCCACGTCTCTCTATTTCGAACAATCCCTATCAGTGCACTGTGTGTCTGTCCGAGTACAACAGCCTCCACGGCCTCCTCACCCACTACGGCAAGAAGCACCCCGGTATGAAAGTCAAAGcggcagactttgcgcaggagGCGGACATCAACCCCAGCTCGGTGTACAAGTGTCGCCACTGTCCCTACGTGAACTCTCGCATCCATGGTGTCCTCACCCACTACCAGAAAAGACACCCCTTGGTTAAAGTCACGGCAGAAGACTTTGCGGACGACATTGAGCAAATTGCAGACTCAAATGAGGTCGACGACAAAAACAAGACTCAAAGGCAGGGCTACGGTGCGTACAGATGTAAAATGTGCTCGTATACACACGGAACACTGGAGAAACTCAAAATCCATTATGAGAAATACCACAATCAGTCGGCCACTGAGATTTTCTCTCCCGGTTTGACAAATTTCTCAGTCAGCCAAGAGACAGAACCAGTGGCGGAATGCAGTGCCAGTCATACATCAAGCACAAGGAAAGTCCAGGAGGTCAACGACGcggacttcaccctctcacagtTACCCATCAATAAGCCCGAGAAGCACGCCGTGTTCAAGTGTCAGCTTTGCAAATACTTCTGCTCCACCCGCAAAGGCATTGCTCGCCACTACCGCATCAAGCACAACAATGTCCGTGCTCAGCCTGAGGGTAAAAACAACGTCTTCAAATGTGCTCTGTGTTCGTACACCAACCCCATTCGCAAGGGCCTGGCAGCACACTACCAGAAGCGCCATGATATCGATGCCTACTACACCCATTGTCTGGCTGCTTCCAAGACCATGACCGAGAAACCCAGCAAAGTAATATTACCGCCCCCTTCAGAACAGGAGAATTCGGAGATGACCGAAGAAGTCCGCTTGGCCGTAGAGAGGCGAAAGTGTTCTCTTTGTCCCTTCCAGGCGTTCAGCAGAAAAAGCATTGTGTCACACTATATCAAACGCCATCCAGGCGTCTTCCCCAAGAAGCAGCATGCTAGTAAACTCAGTCGCTACTTTACTGTCCTCTATGCCAAAGAACCAGAGAAACCAGAAGATAGTCCTATGGACGAGGACGTCAAGGAAGCGTTGGAGGATGCCCCTGATTTAGAGCAAGATGCCGACTGGCTGCCATTTAAATGTCTCAAGTGTTTCCAGTTGTCCTTCAGTACCGGCCTGCTGCTGTCTATGCACTACAACGACCACCACAGGACAGACTTTAAGCGGGACTTTGCCGTGTCGCCGGAGcctgaggaggaggacgacgatgCCTCAGAGTCTTTCCAGTGTTCCCATTGCGAGCTGAAGTTCCTGTCCCTCCCCACGCTCGCCACGCATCTGCTCAATCACAACGAGGAGTTTCAGAAAAGGGCCACTCGGCTCGAGAGGAGGCGTCAGCTTCTCAGCAAACACAAAGCAGCGGCCGCATCAGAAAGCAAGCCCGAGAAG GAAAGCTGTGCAAACAAAAATCCTATAGGCTTCAGGTGTAACTTTTGCATTGAGGTGCACACTACCATCCGCGCCATCTGCAATCACCTGAGGAAGCATGTCCAGTATGGAGAGGTCAAAGAGGGACATGTCAAG CAGGAAATCAGTGAGGTGGCCCTCACGGTGCCGTCAGAGGGACTCGTTAATGGTGATTTGGAGGAGGATGAAACTGGAAGCCTCCAAAGACTGGAGGACGGCGCGAAAGGCCTCGCGTCGCTCGCTGCGGCTTCTTCCGCTGTTGCTACAGCAACACTGCAACCAGACTTGGATGCCGTGGATGGGAGGTCCTCGACGCTGAAGCAACGGCTTGCGACGGGGGGCCACCCATGCGCCCAGTGCGACCGGGTATTCATGTCCATGCAGGGTCTCCGTTCCCACGAGCGGAGCCACTCGGCCATGGCCATGATCATCAGGGAGGACAAGTATAGCTGCCAGTACTGCCATTTTGTCTCACCCTTCAGACACAA TCTGGACAGACACATGCAGTCACACCACGGCCATCACAAACCCTTCAAGTGCAAACTATGTCCCTTTAAGTCTGCCTACGTGAGCCGCTTGAAGAGCCACCTGCACAAGGCACACACTG GCGAGCAGTACACGTACAAGTGCTTGTCCTGCCCCTTCTCCTCCATGACCATCAGCCAACTGAAGGAGCATTCGTTGCGAGACCACGGCGAAGCTCTAACCCTTCCCAAACTGCGAGCCGCCACGCAGGCTGCTCACGCCGCCCTCAGGACCCCCACCCGACCTACCACCAATGCGGAGCAAAGCCTCTTGACTCCGGACG ACACCTCATATTGGGAGCCGAGTGACGTCCACCAGCAGCTCAGCCACTACCAGATCTCTTCTCGCAGTCACACGTCCTCTGGGGATAATCGGCCCGACAGCATCCTCACCTGTGAGTTCTGTGAATTCAGCTCAGGCTACATGCAGAGCCTTCGGCGACACTATCGGGACCGCCATGGAGGCAAGAAGCTCTTTAAGTGCAAGGACTGCTCTTTCTTCACCTGCTACAA GAATACGTTCACCTTGCATGTGGAGGCGGGCCACAACAGCAGTAACAACAACGCGCAGGAGGATGTCCAGAAAGACCTTCGCTGTCCTCTCTGTCTCTACCACACCAAATACAAGAGCAGTATGATTGACCACATTGTCCTACACAAAG AGGAGCGCGTGGGTCCGCTGGAGGTGAATCGCTCCAAGCTGTCACGCCACCTCCGGGGTGTGGTCTTCCGTTGCCACAAGTGCACGTTCACGTGCTCCAGCGACCACGCCCTGCAACTGCACCTGCACAAGCATGAGCTCAAGCCCTACCGGTGCCAACTGTGCTACTACGACAGCCGCCGCCGTAGCCAGCTGGAGGAGCACCTGCGCCTCGAGCACAAG GTCATCCGGAACTTTGAGCTGATGGGCCGCGTCAATTTAGACCAGCTGGAGATGATGGAAGAGCAGGAAAACAGCAGCAGTGATGAGGAgccgcggcagcagcagcagcaggaggaggaggaggaggaagagcaagAACAGGGCGACAGGATGGCGGTCGACGAAACCGTGGCTTTGGCGGAGGAGGACGAAGTCATGGAGGTGGCGGAGAACCCGAGAGAGGAAGAGGGACGTGTAATGGATGACGAGCGGGAAGACAGCATCCTAGAGGAAGAGCAGAATGAGGAGGAGTTCCAAGAGATGGAAGAAGAGATGCCTGCACAACAAG AAATTCTTGCTTCTCcaacaagcagcagcagcagcagctgctctGGAGAGAAGCGTATTCCCTGCGAATTTTGTGGACGCTGCTTCACAAACAATTTGGAGTGGGAACGTCACGTCCTTCGGCACGGCAT GACGGTGACTAATAGTCAACAGGAAACCAGCACAAACTCCAACACGGAGGCCTCTGCCGCAAACTCCACGGAGGCCTCTGCCCCAAACTCCAACACGGAGGCCTCTGCCCCAAACTCCAACACGGAGGCCTCTGCCCCAGACTCCAACACGGAGGCTTCTGCCCCAGACTCCAACACGGAGGCTTCTGCCCCAGACTCCAACACGGAGGCTTCTGCCCCAGACTCACACACGGAGGCCTCTGCCCCAAACTCCAACACGGAGGCCTCTGCCCCAAACTCCAACACGGAGACCTCTGCCCCAAACTCCAACACGGAGACCTCTGCCCCAAACTCCAAAACGGAGACCTCTGCCCCAAACTCCAACACGGAGACCTCTACCCCATCCTCCCTCTCTTCCACCTTTGTTGACACCGGACCAGAACTTTCCGTTAACCAAGACGAGGATCAAAACACGACTCTTTCGCCGGGTCAGCGCACGGATGATGGGGAGCCGCCTGATGACAAAAAGGATCAACAGTTGGGTTGA